In Bacteroidia bacterium, a single genomic region encodes these proteins:
- a CDS encoding GAF domain-containing sensor histidine kinase, which produces MIAAKLPHNEEERLKTLTELEIMDSAPEKEFDDIVQLASQICKTPISVITLLDDRRQWFKAKVGLDVSETSRSVAFCSHAILNDQLLEVGNALNDERFHDNPLVTGAPDIRFYAGYPIVMSNGTKLGTLCVIDRIPRNLNPLQANALQVLSKQVTKQLELRISKLKLEYQARELQKLNESNAKLLSVIAHDLRSPLASLWQIIDLLNTNDLSPDEALDLVKESGHYVENSLNLLDGMVSWAKQQFQGQDILIREVNVQQVLHEIVEMNALQTKHKNNRVALNCNVGILNLNENVLRLLSRNLLINANKFTDNGSIRMDATQENGFLKVVVSDTGVGMEQTQIDKLFNWKKENATTGTGGEKGLGIGLRLCKEMVDADGGKLWVDSRLNQGTTFGFEIPIR; this is translated from the coding sequence ATGATTGCTGCAAAATTACCCCACAACGAAGAGGAAAGACTTAAAACCTTAACGGAGTTGGAAATTATGGATTCAGCACCGGAGAAGGAATTTGATGACATCGTTCAACTGGCTTCTCAAATCTGCAAAACACCTATTTCGGTCATTACCCTGCTCGATGACCGCAGACAATGGTTCAAAGCCAAGGTTGGGCTGGATGTTAGCGAAACAAGCCGAAGCGTAGCCTTTTGCTCCCACGCCATATTAAACGACCAACTTCTGGAGGTAGGAAATGCTTTAAACGATGAGCGTTTTCACGATAATCCATTGGTAACCGGGGCTCCTGATATCCGCTTTTATGCCGGTTACCCCATCGTTATGTCCAATGGAACTAAATTGGGTACCCTTTGCGTAATTGACCGAATTCCTCGTAACTTAAACCCATTGCAGGCAAACGCGCTCCAGGTGTTGTCAAAGCAGGTTACCAAACAGTTGGAGCTTCGAATCAGCAAACTAAAATTGGAGTACCAGGCCAGAGAATTACAAAAACTTAATGAATCCAATGCCAAACTTCTGAGTGTAATTGCCCACGATTTGCGCTCTCCCCTCGCCAGCCTCTGGCAAATTATCGATTTACTCAATACAAACGATCTTAGCCCTGACGAAGCGCTTGACTTGGTCAAAGAATCAGGACATTACGTTGAAAATTCCTTAAACCTTCTGGATGGAATGGTTAGTTGGGCCAAACAACAATTTCAAGGTCAGGATATTTTAATTCGGGAGGTAAATGTTCAACAAGTACTACACGAAATTGTTGAAATGAATGCTCTACAAACCAAACATAAGAACAACCGCGTAGCGCTTAATTGCAATGTCGGTATTCTAAATCTAAATGAGAATGTGCTTCGGCTTCTTTCCAGAAACTTATTGATTAATGCCAATAAATTTACAGACAATGGCTCCATACGAATGGATGCTACTCAGGAAAATGGCTTTTTGAAAGTGGTGGTTAGCGATACCGGTGTAGGAATGGAGCAAACACAAATTGATAAATTGTTCAATTGGAAAAAGGAAAATGCCACCACCGGAACCGGGGGCGAAAAAGGCCTTGGAATCGGACTTAGATTGTGCAAGGAAATGGTGGATGCGGATGGAGGTAAATTGTGGGTAGATAGCCGTTTAAACCAGGGAACTACCTTTGGCTTCGAAATCCCCATTCGGTAA